CCAACTTGTCTCCCTTCAATGCTTTTCACAAAAGCTCCATTTCCATGGGAAAGAGACCAGCCCCCAATCTGCCTTCTGAGAGAGGGCGTTTCCATGGGAAACAGGAGAGGAGGGTCTCCGGCTGGAAGGGCCCTTCACAGGCAGCAGAGTCGCTCCACCTCCTCCTCACAGGCGTAGAAATTTGCAAAAAGCTCAGGGCCGGTGCCCTTGCACTCAATCCACCTCCTCAACGTGCCCAGAGCCCGGAGGGCGTCGGCTTTGGTGGGCAGGGGCTCCAAGCCGTCCTCTCCGTCCCCCTCCTGGTCTTCGGTGCCCACCTCCTCTTTGCACACTCCAGACACAGGCTCCTCACCCTCCAGGTCCACAAAGCGGGAAAACTCCTCGAGGCTCAGCCCACCGGGGACGGGTGGCATCTCCGAGGCCTTGTGCGGGGCCAGGGCCGTTTTGCCTGGAGCCAGCCCTTCCTGAACAAAGCTGCTCACGATGAGCTGGAGAGGCACCTTGGCCCAGGCCGCTGCTGCCATGTGTAGAGCATCCAGCACTGTGATGCCTGCCCCGGCCTCAGCTAGCGATGTGCCAGCCCTCTCGCTCTGGATGGCAGCCAGCTTGCCCAACAGACGGCGCCGGTAATGGGCCTTAAAGTCCTGGACCACGGAGCTGGGCAGGGAAGGCGTGGTGCTAGCAGCGGACAGAGGCAAGAGCTTCACGTGGCCGAGCCTGGGCAGGCCTGCCAACTCCTCCACCACTCGGGCAGCCAGCAGCAAGGCTACCTGTCGGCCCTGCCGCCCCATGTCCCGATCAAACTGTGCCAACCATTCTGACCAGGGGATGGCCAGGTCAGGGTGGTAGGAGGCGGGCAGGGCCTCACTGCTGACCCCAAAGAAGCATCTTGGGGCAGCCTGGAGCCCACTGACCAACACCCGCCGTTTCTCTGTGCCCCTGCTGTTGGCACACAGCAGCACCTGTACCCGATCACACACACCCACTCTGCCGGGCACTGCCCGATATAGCAAGGGCACTTCAGCACACCCAAAAATGTCCTCTGGGGAGAAATCTTTAAGAGAAAGGggcagctgggcctggggcctgggagctgggggaggCAGCTCAGGGGTGAACGGAGGCGCCACTACGTGGCGGGCCCCGAAGCCCACGTTGTTTCGGCGTTTCCAGCGGACCAGCCAGCCAATGCTGGGCACAAAGTCCTGGCCCATGATGTCGGCCAGCTCCTTGGCTTTGTGGAGCAGCATGGGCCCCGTCACGTCCCAGGCCTTGGCCTGGGCAATGTGGTACCAGCAGAGCAGAGCCTCATCGATCCCGCTGTACTTGGATTCCCGCTTGCGCTTGCGCTCCCGGTTGGCCGTGCCACTGCACCAGTCCGCCAGCAGCTTCTCCTTATTCTTGCAGATGCGGGAGATCTGGGGCTGGGAGACCTGGAAGCGCCGGGCCACCTCCGACTGGGACATCTTGGACTCATCCAGGAGTTCCAGCACCTGGATCTTCTCGGCCAGGGACAGGGCGTGAAGTTTCTTCTTGCTGCACAGCTCCATGGCGTCTCCACAGCACCTGTGTGGGGAGGAAACGGTGAGCGGGGGCAACGGTGGAGGCCACTCGTGTTGGGAGAGGAGGTCAGTAAGAAAAGAGATATATGAGGCTGGGAGATAGGCTGGTGTGGGGGGAGAGGCCAGGGAAGACTGGACCAGCTGGAAGAGGGTGAGGGTACCCTGAGCAGGAGATGAGAAGGCTGGGCTCAAAGGAAGGGAAATGGCCAGGCTGAGTGAGCAGTGGGCCGGGCACTGATGGGGAGAAATGACAGAACAGAGCCCAGAGGAAGTGGCCCCCCAGTCAGAGGGAGAAGGGAGTCTGGGCTGGGGTTTGGGGAGAAGGATGAATACAGCCGAGGGGACAGTGCAGAGGGGAGGAATCCccgagagggggaggaggagggggatgaTGGCCTAGGCTGGATTTAGATGAACATGTTCGGGGCAGGGTGGTGGAGTGAATGAACAGAACTGAGGTGACAGGTGTACAGACGACAAAGAGGGACGGATTGGGGGCTGAAGGAGCAAGTCTAATCTGGTGCTGGGCCCTGAGCAGGTAAGGCTGGGCCAGGGTCCTGCCTGGAAGGGGAGTAGGAGCACAAGGCCGAAAGGGCAGGTGCACAGGCGACAAAGGGCCAGAGGGGTTAGGAGGCCGCGGTCAGCGAGAGGGGAGGAGTGTCCTCAGCCGGGAGGGTCGTGGCCTGGGAGGGGTACCACGGCGCGGGGACGAGCGTCCGGGACCCAGGCAGGCCGGGAGTCGGGCTCCGCAACCCGGCCGGCCTCTCCCCACGGTGACCCGGGGTCCGTCGGCAGGGCGGACCCAGTTATCCGCCCGCCGTGCCTCCAGgcctccccgcctccccgcctCCCGCTCCGCACCCACCTCAGGCACTCGTCCCGCGGCtcccgccccggccccggcccggcTCCCGAGCCCCTATCCCGGCGGCTACGGGAGAGCAGGGGACGGACGCGCGGAGCGGACCGGACCGAGGGGCTGCGCGGGTGGCGGGCGCGCGCACAGCAGGGCCCCGGGCGCGCCGCCCGCGCCGGGCCCTTTCCCGACAGGGAAGACCGCGGTCCGCAGTTCAGCTCCCACCGCCTCAGCCCCGCCCTGGCCCAATTAGATTGGCCTTCGGTGGCGCCCGTCCCGCCCCTGGCTAAGTCTCATTGGACATCGCGAAAGTGGCGGGTCGCCGGGTCCCCCGGGGGACGGAGCTTCCAGTGCTAAGGGACGGCGAGGCGGATCCCGGACGCGGCGGGAGTCCTGGAGGCGCCGCCAGCCTCAGGCGTCTCGGCCCTCGGGTCCTAACGAGACTCTGGGCAGCGTGAACGCCAGAGGTCTTCCTAGCCGTGACCCTAGGCAGCTTCCTCATCTGCCAAACAGGTCTAATACCCCTCATcgagtggttttttaaaaaatggaaggttTTAAGCTACACAAAAGATGTTACCATGGACAGCACGGGCCTCACGTCTATCAGCCCGGCTACAATAAACTACTTGCTTGGGGCCAGTTCTGGTTTAGGGTgagaaaaggctttttttttttttttttttttttgccatgccacgcagcatgcgggatcttagttccccaaccaacaattgaacccatgccccggcattggaagcgtggagtcttaaccactggacagctagggaagtcccaaagactaatttttatttagttttggtacCTGTTGGCAAGATTCTAGTTCCTAAACTCAAGATTTAATATTCCCTTCCTTGGTAGCCTTCAGTTCTTTGCAATCAAATAGACTTTCTAACCTGGGGCCTAGTGCTCCCCATTCAGATCTAGCCTGCTTTCCTCTCCCTTCACAGCTCTGATTGGAAGGTTGGGGCCACAGATTAGTCCGCTTTCTCACAGGCTTCCCTTCCCATCCCAATCCTGATCCCTCTTCCATCCTTCTGGATGCCATCCTAAATCCACCGCCTGCAAACTTCCCAAATTTCCTCTCACTTACGCCTGTTAGTGTTCTCATCAGCATTCTcatttcttacatttttcttttatctgttaCGGCCTTAGACTACTGAACCACCAAGGATCATTTCATtgctttcctccctctgctccaggCCTACTTCCACGTAAAGGCATGAGGATGGGGGCTGTGCTGTCCCTAACACAGTTCCCAAACTAGAGCACCCTGCTTACTTAACTGAACACAAGGGCCCAGGCCACACCTTTCAGTAGGAAACAGTGGCTTTCAGACTGTCCCAGAAAACCTTAAAGATACTTCAGGGGGTTCATAACTGATTCACA
This region of Mesoplodon densirostris isolate mMesDen1 chromosome 7, mMesDen1 primary haplotype, whole genome shotgun sequence genomic DNA includes:
- the TIGD3 gene encoding tigger transposable element-derived protein 3, translating into MELCSKKKLHALSLAEKIQVLELLDESKMSQSEVARRFQVSQPQISRICKNKEKLLADWCSGTANRERKRKRESKYSGIDEALLCWYHIAQAKAWDVTGPMLLHKAKELADIMGQDFVPSIGWLVRWKRRNNVGFGARHVVAPPFTPELPPPAPRPQAQLPLSLKDFSPEDIFGCAEVPLLYRAVPGRVGVCDRVQVLLCANSRGTEKRRVLVSGLQAAPRCFFGVSSEALPASYHPDLAIPWSEWLAQFDRDMGRQGRQVALLLAARVVEELAGLPRLGHVKLLPLSAASTTPSLPSSVVQDFKAHYRRRLLGKLAAIQSERAGTSLAEAGAGITVLDALHMAAAAWAKVPLQLIVSSFVQEGLAPGKTALAPHKASEMPPVPGGLSLEEFSRFVDLEGEEPVSGVCKEEVGTEDQEGDGEDGLEPLPTKADALRALGTLRRWIECKGTGPELFANFYACEEEVERLCCL